A window from Gopherus flavomarginatus isolate rGopFla2 chromosome 4, rGopFla2.mat.asm, whole genome shotgun sequence encodes these proteins:
- the BICRAL gene encoding BRD4-interacting chromatin-remodeling complex-associated protein-like — protein MDDDDDESCLLDLIGDPQALNYFLHGPNSKSSNEDLTNAGYSAANSNSIFANSNNTDPKSSIKGVSNQLGEGPSDGLHLSSSLQFLEDELESSPLPDLSEDQPFDILQKSLQEANITEQTLAEEAYLDASIGSSQQFAQAQLHPSSSASFTQASNVSNYSGQTLQPIGVTQVVQQPVGASFASNTVGVQHGFMQHVGISVPSQHLSNSSQISGSGQIQLIGSFSNQPSMMTINNLDGSQIILKGSGQQAPANMSSGLLVHRQTPNGNSLFGNSNSSPVAQPVTVPFNSTNFQTSLPVHNIIIQRGLAPNSNKVPINIQPKPIQMGQQTAYNVNNLGIQQHHVQQGIPFPSASSPQNSVVGPHMSVNIVNQQNTRKSVTPQTVSNAGGSIVIHSPMGQPHVSQNQFLIPTSLSVNSNSVHHVQTINGQLLQTQPSQLVSSQVSAEHVMLNRNSTSMLRANHSYSGQMLNNQNTAVQLVSGQTFTAPGSQVIVNHGTSQIVGGQMPLQQASPTVLHLSPSQSSVSQGRSGFTTMSPGQSTVSNMSASNRFTVVSSSGTVHPSLGPPVQSVASGGNFTGDQLTQQNRTQVSVSVSHCLPVSSSKSISTFSRTSVGVTQQQFTFAQAQKKVMNQSSPVSASKSQDSLRQPPLTGLLSNTLPGQDSGGKIIQQPLGTTQSQQEKVVGSSPIQQNVQVDVHTVGQKRPAAKQLTKGAFILQQLQKDQAHAVTPDKSQFRSLNDAVQRLLSYHVCQGSLPTKEDLRKVDSEFESVATQLLKRTQAMLNKYRCLLIEDAMRINPSAEMVMIDRMFNQEERASLSRDKRLALMDPDGYLADFCCSSKQFDETADEAQSSESDHQCSKTLTSNSQTTKIQTRDRSKSRTAESTNHDKLHLVPNNIMTQLEGKISTKKTESLTKALKFEKASCSPDSQYMAVSEEKLAGKDLAKTSENSSSSEDLSKILSRANHGTHKMSRNTVESHSEVICNNSSFQDKTQRSFPKNEVLHPDNVKGSGEPQQDLLLSKSLETTFKNILELKKTGRQPQSEATGSGSVELDFPNFSPIASQENCLEKFIPDHSEGVVETDSILEAAVNSILEC, from the exons agATCCACAGGCACTGAATTATTTTCTACATGGTCCTAATAGTAAATCT AGCAATGAAGACTTGACTAATGCAGGGTACTCTGCAGCCAATTCTAATTCAATTTTCGCCAACTCCAAT AACACTGATCCTAAATCCTCCATCAAAGGTGTAAGCAATCAGCTTGGAGAGGGGCCTAGTGATGGACTACATCTGTCAAGTAGCCTTCAGTTTCTTGAAGATGAACTTGAATCTTCTCCTTTACCTGATCTCAGTGAGGATCAGCCTTTTGATATTCTTCAGAAGTCCTTACAGGAGGCCAATATTACTGAACAGACTTTGGCAGAAGAGGCATATCTGGATGCCAGTATAGGTTCTAGCCAACAGTTTGCACAAGCTCAGCTTCATCCTTCTTCATCAGCATCCTTTACTCAGGCTTCTAATGTGTCTAATTACTCAGGTCAGACGCTGCAACCTATAGGAGTTACTCAAGTGGTACAGCAACCAGTTGGAGCATCTTTTGCAAGCAATACAGTTGGTGTGCAACATGGCTTTATGCAACATGTGGGAATTAGTGTTCCCAGCCAGCATTTGTCTAATAGTAGTCAGATTAGTGGTTCGGGGCAGATACAGCTAATTGGTTCATTTAGTAATCAACCTTCCATGATGACTATTAACAACCTTGATGGATCTCAGATTATATTGAAAGGCAGTGGACAGCAGGCACCTGCAAACATGAGTAGCGGACTCTTGGTTCATAGACAAACTCCTAATGGTAACTCACTGTTTGGTAACTCAAATTCAAGTCCAGTAGCACAACCTGTAACTGTCCCATTTAACAGCACAAATTTTCAGACATCTTTACCAGTGCATAATATCATTATTCAGAGGGGTCTAGCACCAAATTCTAATAAAGTTCCGATTAATATCCAACCAAAGCCTATTCAGATGGGTCAGCAAACAGCTTACAATGTGAATAACTTGGGAATACAGCAGCATCACGTACAACAAGGGATTCCTTTTCCTTCAGCAAGTTCACCTCAAAATTCAGTAGTTGGTCCTCATATGTCTGTTAATATTGTTAATcaacaaaacacaagaaaatcAGTTACTCCTCAAACAGTTAGTAATGCTGGCGGTAGTATTGTTATCCATTCTCCTATGGGACAGCCTCATGTATCTCAAAATCAGTTTCTCATACCTACAAGTCTCTCTGTCAATTCTAATTCGGTTCATCATGTCCAGACCATAAATGGACAACTTCTTCAGACTCAACCTTCCCAGTTGGTTTCTAGTCAAGTATCTGCTGAGCATGTTATGCTGAACAGGAACTCTACAAGCATGCTCAGGGCCAACCATTCATATTCAGGACAGATGCTGAATAATCAGAATACAGCTGTTCAATTAGTTTCTGGTCAGACATTCACAGCTCCTGGAAGTCAAGTTATAGTAAATCATGGAACTTCTCAAATTGTTGGTGGACAGATGCCATTACAACAGGCATCACCAACAGTGTTGCATTTATCACCCAGTCAAAGTAGTGTTTCTCAAGGTAGATCAGGTTTTACTACAATGTCACCTGGACAGTCTACAGTCTCAAATATGTCAGCATCTAATCGGTTTACTGTTGTAAGTTCTTCTGGCACAGTacatcccagcctggggccaccAGTTCAGTCTGTTGCATCAGGAGGAAATTTTACTGGAGATCAACTTACACAGCAGAATAGAACACAAGTTTCAGTGAGTGTATCACATTGTCTTCCAGTTTCCTCTTCTAAATCTATCAGCACTTTCAGTCGCACATCAGTAGGAGTAACACAGCAACAGTTCACTTTTGCTCAG GCTCAGAAAAAAGTTATGAACCAGTCCTCACCAGTTTCTGCATCAAAGTCACAGGATAGCTTGAGACAACCTCCGCTAACAGGTCTTCTGAGTAACACGTTGCCAG GACAGGATTCTGGAGGTAAAATCATCCAGCAACCTTTAGGAACAACACAGTCACAGCAGGAAAAAGTAGTAGGATCATCTCCTATCCAACAAAATGTGCAG GTGGATGTTCATACAGTTGGACAAAAGAGGCCTGCTGCTAAACAGCTAACAAAAGGAGCTTT TATTCTACAGCAGTTACAGAAGGACCAGGCACATGCTGTGACACCAGATAAAAGTCAATTCAGATCGTTAAATGATGCAGTCCAGAGACTCCTCTCATATCATGTGTGCCAGGGATCACTGCCAACCAAGGAGGATTTAAGAAAAG TGGACAGTGAATTTGAATCTGTAGCCACGCAGCTTCTGAAAAGGACACAAGCTATGCTAAATAAGTACAGATGTTTGCTCATAGAAGATGCAATG CGGATAAATCCCTCTGCAGAAATGGTTATGATTGACAGGATGTTTAACCAGGAAGAAAGGGCATCTCTGTCCCGGGATAAGCGCCTTGCACTAATGGATCCTG atGGTTATCTGGCTGATTTTTGTTGTTCCTCTAAACAATTTGATGAAACTGCTGATGAAGCACAGTCCAGTGAAAGTGATCATCAGTGTAGTAAAACTTTGACTTCTAACAGTCAGACTACCAAGATCCAAACCAGAGACCGATCAAAATCCAGGACAGCAGAGTCTACAAATCATGACAAACTTCATTTAGTGCCTAACAACATTATGACACAACTAGAAGGAAAAATTTCTACTAAAAAAACAGAAAGCCTCACTAAAGCTTTAAAGTTTGAGAAGGCTAGCTGTTCTCCTGACAGTCAATACATGGCTGTGTCTGAAGAGAAATTGGCTGGTAAAGATCTTGCCAAGACCAGTGAAAATTCTTCAAGTTCTGAAGACCTGTCAAAAATCTTGTCAAGAGCTAATCATGGTACACATAAAATGTCAAGGAATACAGTTGAATCTCACTCAGAGGTAATATGTAATAACTCCTCCTTCCAAGACAAAACTCAGAGGAGTTTTCCAAAGAATGAGGTTTTACATCCTGACAACGTGAAAGGCTCGGGTGAACCCCAACAGGATTTACTCCTCAGTAAGAGTTTAgaaactacattcaaaaacatTTTGGAACTGAAAAAAACTGGGAGACAGCCACAAAGTGAGGCTACTGGTAGTGGCTCTGTAGAATTAGACTTTCCAAACTTTTCACCAATTGCTTCACAAGAAAACTGCCTGGAAAAATTTATTCCAGATCACAGTGAAGGTGTTGTAGAAACAGACTCTATTTTAGAAGCAGCTGTAAATAGTATCTTAGAGTGTTAA